In Melospiza georgiana isolate bMelGeo1 chromosome 8, bMelGeo1.pri, whole genome shotgun sequence, one genomic interval encodes:
- the CTBP2 gene encoding C-terminal-binding protein 2 isoform X3 — MALVDKHKVKRQRLDRICEGIRPQIMNGPMHPRPLVALLDGRDCTVEMPILKDLATVAFCDAQSTQEIHEKVLNEAVGAMMYHTITLTREDLEKFKALRVIVRIGSGYDNIDIKAAGELGIAVCNIPSAAVEETADSTVCHVLNLYRRNTWLYQALREGTRVQSVEQIREVASGAARIRGETLGLIGFGRTAQAVAVRAKAFGFNVIFYDPYLQDGIERSLGVQRVYTLQDLLYQSDCVSLHCNLNEHNHHLINDFTIKQMRQGAFLVNTARGGLVDEKALTQALKEGRIRGAALDVHESEPFSFAQGPLKDAPNLICTPHTAWYSEQASLEMREAAATEIRRAITGRIPESLRNCVNKEFFVTTAPWSVIDQQAIHPELNGATYRYPPGMVSVAPGGIPAAMEGIIPGGIPVTHSLPTVAHPSQAPSPNQPTKHGDNREHPNEQ; from the exons GTATCCGCCCGCAGATCATGAACGGCCCCATGCACCCGCGGCccctggtggcactgctggacGGCAGGGACTGCACCGTGGAGATGCCCATCCTCAAGGACCTGGCCACCGTGGCCTTCTGTGACGCACAATCAACTCAGGAGATCCACGAGAAG GTGTTGAATGAAGCTGTGGGGGCCATGATGTACCACACCATCACCCTGACCCGGGAGGACCTGGAGAAGTTCAAGGCCTTGCGGGTCATCGTCCGAATAGGCAGCGGCTACGACAACATCGACATCAAAGCTGCTGGGGAGCTCG GGATCGCCGTGTGCAACATCCCGTCGGCGGCGGTGGAGGAGACGGCCGACTCCACGGTGTGCCACGTGCTGAACCTGTACCGGCGGAACACGTGGCTGTACCAGGCGCTGCGCGAGGGCACGCGCGTGCAGAGCGTGGAGCAGATCCGCGAGGTGGCCTCGGGGGCCGCGCGCATCCGCGGGGAGACGCTCGGCCTCATCGGCTTCG GTCGCACTGCGCAGGCGGTGGCGGTCCGAGCCAAGGCCTTTGGCTTCAACGTGATCTTCTATGACCCGTACCTGCAGGACGGCATCGAGCGCTCCCTGGGCGTCCAGCGGGTCTACACCCTGCAGGACCTGCTCTACCAGAGCGACTGCGTCTCCCTGCACTGCAACCTCAACGAACACAACCACCACCTGATCAACGACTTCACGATTAAGCAG aTGAGGCAGGGGGCGTTCCTGGTGAACACGGCCCGCGGGGGGCTGGTGGATGAGAAGGCCTTAACCCAAGCCCTGAAGGAGGGACGGATACGAGGGGCCGCGCTCGACGTGCACGAGTCGGAACCGTTCAG ttttGCTCAAGGCCCATTGAAAGATGCTCCCAACCTGATCTGCACCCCACACACAGCCTGGTACAGCGAGCAGGCATCCCTAGAGAtgagagaagctgctgccacCGAAATCCGACGCGCCATCACAG GGCGCATCCCGGAGAGCCTAAGGAACTGCGTCAACAAGGAATTCTTTGTCACGACGGCCCCGTGGTCAGTAATAGACCAGCAGGCGATTCATCCCGAGCTCAATGGTGCCACGTACAG GTATCCCCCCGGGATGGTCAGTGTGGCACCAGGAGGAATCCCAGCAGCCATGGAGGGCATCATTCCCGGCGGCATCCCTGTCACCCACAGCCTCCCCACAGTGGCACATCCTTCCCAAGCTCCATCGCCCAACCAGCCCACGAAACACGGCGACAACAGGGAACACCCCAACGAGCAATAG